The following proteins come from a genomic window of Candidatus Francisella endociliophora:
- a CDS encoding FUSC family protein: protein MQFAFLNSNKYAVRNALKACIAVIVTYFIGLVLGNIFDIQRMYLWMVITVLVVMSTQPNLGGALDKALMRFLGTIIGAVIAIVITAFIPVGYVQIVLVMPFIFLAVYFAGASKYSYAGTLAGITLMIIILNQQPSVQIAIYRAVEILLGITVALIVNRFVFPIRAETRLKESYAKTIIQIHDFFDILFIERNQSHRKLRESIFHEFAKHLTLVKELKYEKSAKKVREFEKMSLYIRRLYRYMIVTYEYIEFTLDAKTIAKLDKEPAFIEFKKYIMKSLTDVSEDIKKRKRISYKELFHFEKHILPLLRDVEVLNDRDESFIFYIKMFLDALKKLSIEYNYILQISKH from the coding sequence ATGCAGTTTGCTTTTTTAAATAGTAATAAGTATGCAGTTAGAAATGCTTTAAAAGCTTGTATTGCTGTAATTGTTACATATTTTATAGGGCTTGTTTTGGGTAATATATTTGATATCCAGAGAATGTATTTGTGGATGGTCATTACCGTATTGGTTGTAATGTCAACACAGCCTAACCTTGGCGGGGCTTTGGATAAAGCTTTGATGAGATTCTTAGGAACAATAATTGGTGCTGTAATAGCTATTGTAATTACAGCATTTATACCTGTTGGATATGTGCAAATTGTTTTGGTTATGCCCTTTATATTTTTAGCAGTGTATTTTGCAGGAGCTTCAAAGTACAGTTATGCGGGTACTTTAGCGGGTATAACTTTAATGATTATTATATTAAATCAACAACCTAGTGTTCAGATTGCGATATATAGAGCTGTAGAAATACTATTAGGTATAACAGTAGCTCTGATAGTTAATCGTTTTGTTTTTCCAATTCGTGCAGAAACTAGGCTTAAAGAGAGTTATGCTAAAACGATTATACAAATTCATGACTTTTTTGACATACTTTTTATAGAGCGTAATCAATCACATAGAAAGCTTAGAGAGAGTATTTTTCATGAATTTGCTAAGCATTTAACATTAGTTAAAGAGTTGAAGTATGAAAAATCTGCTAAGAAAGTTCGCGAATTTGAAAAGATGAGTTTATATATTCGCAGACTATACCGCTATATGATTGTTACTTATGAATATATTGAATTTACTTTAGATGCAAAGACTATCGCTAAGTTAGATAAAGAACCAGCATTTATTGAGTTCAAAAAATATATAATGAAATCACTCACAGATGTTTCAGAAGATATTAAAAAGAGAAAGAGAATTAGCTATAAAGAACTTTTTCATTTTGAAAAACATATTCTACCTTTACTTAGAGATGTTGAAGTTTTAAATGATAGAGATGAAAGCTTTATCTTTTACATTAAGATGTTTCTTGATGCCCTTAAAAAGCTCTCAATAGAATATAACTATATTTTGCAAATTTCAAAACATTGA